From the genome of Mucilaginibacter paludis DSM 18603:
AAAGTATAGCTTGTGAAATTCATTCTGTTTTTCGTTGTGTGTTAGGTGTTGATGCTTGGGTGTTATAATCAACGCCCTAATAACAAAATGTCATCAAACTTCTTTGTATATTGTTCTTCCAAAGCTAATGAGGCGAACAACTTGGCCCAATAAGTGTTATTTGTACAGGTGATGATAACCTCGTTTAAAATACTTATACAGATGAAAGCAAATCCGCAAAAAAAACAAATAGCTAAGCAGTTTAAAAACATAAAAGCCCATGTTAAACAATTTATCAAATCGGCGGACCAGGAAGAACTTCATCAATTGAGGGTAGGTATTAAAAAGCTCAAAGCCTTTTTAATTTTATTGCAGAGCCATTCGCAAAATCGTCATTTGTTAAAACGTTTTGAACCCGTTGGTAAGATATTTAAAAAAGCAGGCAATATCCGCAACGCGCACATCAACTTAAGTTTAAGCGATAATTATCAACTGGATGGTGAACAGTTTATTAACCATCAGCAAGAGCTAATGGATTCGGCTACCCATACATTTCGCAAGGATGGTAAGCTTTACCTTAAAAAAATGAAAGAGGCTAAAAAAAATCTTCTACATGGTATTCACGGATTGGACAGCCGCTATGTGCAGAACTTTTACCGCGAGAATATAGACGCTATAGCTGTATATTTAAAAAACATCGAGTTTAATCCATCGCTGCACGATTGCCGTAAAAAAATCAAATTCCTGCTTTATAATTATAAGTTGGCCAATAAATCACTTAGCCGGCATTTACAGCTCAATACCCAATACCTTGACGACTTGCAGGAAAGTATAGGTGCCTGGCATGATAATGTACTGGCGCTTGATTTAGCCGGACAGGTTGATCCGGATAATAAAACTACGTTGCGAAAGCTTCAGCGCAGCAGCCTTAAATTACGAAAGAGTATTGCTATTTTGGCTGTGGATTTTATGCGCCGGGCTACAGGTATTGAAAGTGACACGGCAACTATACAACCCAGCTGATCTACAAAAAAAAATTAATGAAAATATTCAAGCTTCTTTGTTTCACCATCCTTGCGGTGCTTAGCCCATATTTTGTAGCTGCCCAGGCAAAGCCGTTTAAAGCCACTGTGGCTCAAACATCGGCTTTAAAAAAGCAGGCACAGGATTGTGCTGCCACAATAACACAACAAAACTATAAGCAATTGGCTTATTATACTTACCCGCCAATTATTAAGGCTATGGGCGGTGCTGATAAAATGGTAGAAAAGCTCACCGTTACCATGGCGCAAATGCAAACCTATGGCGTGGTTTTTAAATCGGCAACCGTAGGCAATATCAATGATATCACTAAATCCGGGCCGGATTTATACAGTGTTGTGCAGGATATTTTGCAAATGGCAAATAACGGTAGCACTATAACGGCAAGTTCTTACGTACTTGCTATATCGCATAACAATGGCATCAGGTGGTATTTTGTTGATACTGCCCCTCTAAAAAATCAAAACCTTAAAAAAATGTTTCCAACCTATCCTCCCGGTTTAGTTATTCCTCAAACGAATAATCCGTTTATGGGCGCTGGTAATTAGCATTTTTTTGCCGCCTTAAAATCGGCATTCGCCGGTAAATAAATATGGTTTGCCAAAAAACTGTTGCTTATTAGCAATATAATAGTCAATTTGCCTACAACAATTATTAAAAAATGTTGTTGAAAATTAAAAAACGATTGGTGTAACAATTACGCTATCACCAGCATCTAAATTCTTAGAATTTAAAAAGGAAAAATGAAATCTTCCCATTTTCTATCTTTATCTAACAAACCAGGTTCATTCATGAAAAAAATATTAATAACCGCTGCCTTTGCGGTAACATTGGCTGGCTGCTCTAATCGTCCGCAACAAAATAATGTAAGCATCTCCAATAATACTACCGCTGGGTTTGATGTAAACAAGCTTGGCGATATTGTTAAAACCAGTACCGATCCGCAGGTTTTAGAAAAAGCCATTAACGCCCCCAATAACAATATCAACAACCTTGACCTGGATAAGGATGGTAAAATTGACTATCTGAAGGTAACAGAACCAGGCAAAAACGAGTTAGCGATAGTCGACGATATCAGCAAAGATCAGTCGGTTACCGTGGCCAACATCAAGGTTGATCCTACAAATAACAATTCGGCCGACCTCAACATCCAGGGTAACCCGAGTTATGTAGGTGATAACTACATGTACCATTCACATTTTTCGTTCACCGACTTTCTGTTGTTGAGCTACCTGATGCGTCCGCACAGTTACTATGTACCGATGTATCATTACGGCTATTACCCATCCTATTATTCGAGCAGGAGGGTAGTAACCAATTATCGCCCCACAACAAGTTCGGCGGTAAGTTCACCCAGAAGAAGCAGTTTAAGCGGTTCGGGCTCGCAACGTTCGTTTGGTACACGTAATACCTCACAACGCGTTCGTAGCGGTGGCTTTGGCAATTCCTCAAGCCGTTCATCAAGTTTCGGCAGCGGCTCATCATCCCGCAGAAGTTTTGGCAGCAGCCGCAGCTTTGGCCGGAGAAGGTAGGTAGTTATTTAGTTATTAGGTTATTGAGTTACTATGTTATTGAGTTATTAAGTTAATTTAGTAAATATATAGGTTGGAAGTATTGTTACAATAGCCGAATGTTAACCAGAACTTATGAATCATAAAACCCAAAAGACTGATTAAGCTCAATGGCTCATTAACTAACCGCCAATAACCAATAACAAAGTAACCCAATAACTTAATAACCAATAACCCAATAACCAATAACCCAATAACCAATAACCCAATAACCCAATAACCAATAACACAATAACCAATAACCAACCAATGAGCATATTCGACAGATTATTCCGCATAGGCAAGGCAGAAGCCAACGCCGCGGTAGATAAATTAGAAGATCCATCAAAGATGGCCGACCAGATTTTGCGCGAACTGCGTGCAAATTATCAGCAGGCTATCCAGGGTGAAGCCGAAATTAAGGCGCTTTCCCTTTCACATCGCGCAAGCGAATTACAGGCCCGCAACAAGGCCGATGAATGGGAAAAGAAAACCAACGAACTGTTGGACAGGATAGACAGCAAGCAACTTGACCCAACACAAGGCAACGATTTAGCAGCCAAAGCCGCCCGGGCACATGCCGACGCATTGAAAGATGCCGAGCAGTACAAGGCCATGGCCGAGAAGGAGGAGAGCGCCGTCAATGTAATGGACCTGAAGATCAAGCAGATTAAAGATCAGATAGCCGAGACAGAGAACCGCGCCAAAATGATCCAGTCGCGCGCTAAAACAGCCGAGGTATCGGAGAAGATCAACAAAACATTATCCAATGTTGATACCGATGGATTGATGCAAACGCTGAACCGGATGGACGAAAGAGCTTCGGCCCAGGAATTCCGTGCGGCCGCTTACGCGCAGATTGAAGATTCGACACTCTCGACAGAGCAGGAAATTAATAAAGTTTTAAGCAGCGGCTCATCGGCTTTAGATGCTATCAAAGCCAAACGCTTACAACAATCCCAATCGTCACCACGCTTATTAAACGAAGGCAATGATTCTAAGTGAAGATAATAAAAAAACGTATAAGGCCATCATCCTGCTGAATGAGCTGATTAACGGCACACACCAGTTTCAAACCATCGCCAACGGCGATGATAAAATCCTGGAGCCGCTGTTTATCGAGCTGATGTCAAAAGGCTATGTTACAACTTCTGGCATCAATTATGTGCCAACTGCCAAGGGGCGCGAAGTGTTCGACACCTTTATGCAGCGCTATAGCGAGTACCTTAAGGTTTATGATGTATTCTCGTTTGTTGATCTGGAAAAAGGCGAATTTGCTTTTGCCCGTTATTTTGATTTTGATACCGACGAGCAATGGCAGAGCTTTACAGACGATCAGCGGTTTGATGATCTGCGTATAGCGGTTGCCCTGTTTAAAAAGTTAGATCCGGCGGAGATCGTGTTCATGTCATTCATTAACGAGAATAGGTTTGATACCGCTTCCGCGGGATGGCAGATGGACCTGGTATCCGACAATACCTGGAAAGAAATTGAGGCCATTGTTGATACCGCCATTAAACCCGAAGAGGTGGGCGCCGACGCGATGGAAGATATGATCCGCCAGGGCAGCGACCTGATGATGGATTTGCTGAAAGAAGAGATCAGGCAACGCGAGGAAGACCGGCAGAACAATACATACGATGGCGGCGAAACCGTGGTATACGAAACCGTTGAATATTACGAACCGTATTACGATCCATGGTACGTATCGCCAATTTGGTATGTCCCTTTGTTTTTATGGTAAACCCTTTCAGGATAAATTGATATTTATGGCGATGGGTTTACTCATCGCCTTTTTTATTTAATAACGGTGGCTTTAAGCGTTTATGTTTTTCAGCAAAATATTAACGGTGCGAGGTAATAATACGGAGGTAGGTAGTTTTGCAAAAAATGTCATTGCGGGAATTTTATAAACCGGTCGTCTGTGAAGGGTGAAAATGACAAGGGAATGCCGCTTGCAGAGGCCACCACACCGTGCTTCGACTACTGAGCTTGACGAAGTACCAGCATGACACCCCTTTTTTGTGCGCGAAAGCTGTCTTCCTGAGTATCCCACCGGGCCTCACCCCGGAAAAAACAGGGATGACATTTGAAACCTGTAGGCTATTTTGCGCAGATAAGAAAAGTGCGCAAAAGCCTGACTGCACGCCGGGCCGGGTTTGGCCTGTGGGCGGAAGGATCGGGCAGTCTTGATTTTTTTGGTTACTTTTTGTATCAAGACAAAAAGTAACAAGCCCTTCACGCGGCGATTGAGCGTGCCGATGTTCTAAATTATGAATACTGATTATCTGAGCAAAGATAGCACATTGATAATCAGCGCACCGAATATGACGCATACTTACCGCTTTTAGAAGATCCCTCCTCCCGTCGGGACGATATGATGGAGAGAAATTTAACATTGACAATCAATAACTTACATAGATGTCATTATAAGCCTGTCGAAGGACGTGCGGCATGGCCCAGTACGAGGTGTTTTTGAAGAGGAATCTGTACGATGCCTGGCTCACAAACTAAACTTGTCATTGAGGAGTACGACGAAGCAATCTCTATACTATACAGAGCAAATTGCAAAACGGATCGAATTATTATAGGTTCCTTCGTGCCTCTCGATGAATTTTTGTTTAAATATAGTGATAATCAATTATTTAGAGTATTTCGTATTTGCATAGCATAAACTTAACAGCGGCTTGATAATTTGCACATCCGCACACCACACATTTGCACATTTAAAATGTTACTTCAACTCTACAAAAACGCCTATAGTGGTTTATCCCGCAGCAGCTGGTACTTAAGTTTGGTGATGTTTATTAACCGGAGCGGTACCATGGTTGTGCCCTTTATTACCATCTATTGTACCCAGCAACTGCATTTCAGCATAACGCAGGCCGGGTACATTATGGCGATTTTTGGATTGGGATCAATCACCGGTGGCTTTATCGGTGGTAAAATAACAGATAAGATCGGCTTTTACGATCTTCAGGTATTCGCCCTGTTTGCCGGTGGGCTGTTCTTCATCCTGTTGGGTTTTCAAAAAACATTTTTAACACTGGCCATGGGCACGTTTGTTTTGAGTGTTTGTAACGATTCCTTCAGGCCGGCAAACAGTACCGCAATAGCCTATTACAGTACCGATGATAATAAAACCCGGTCGTATTCGCTCAATCGCCTGGCTGTTAATCTGGGTTGGGCATTTGGCGGCGCTATCGGCGGTTTTTTGGCATCAATCAATTACCATTTGTTGTTTTGGGTTGATGGTTGTACCAATATGCTGGCTGCCATTATGCTGCTTAAATTAATGCCCCGGGTTAAAACAGTTAAGCATCATCACAACAATGCCGATCTTCAACGTGCATCATCGCCTTATAGAGATCATGTTTACCTGCTATTTATAGGGCTTGTTGTAGTATTTGCCACCTGCTTTTTTCAATTATTTAGCATGCAGCCGGTTTTTTATAAAACTCAATGGCATTTTAGCGAACGTTTTATCGGTTTTTTAATGGCACTGAATGGCGTGTTAATTTGTGTGATAGAAATGATCCTGATCCACAACCTGGATGGTAAGCGCCATCCCTTGCGCTATATCAGCATTGGCGTAATGATGGTGGGGGTAGGTTTTGTAATATTGAATATTTTACCGGCCTCTGTATGGGTTGCCATTTTGGTAGTCATAGCCATCACCATTGGCGAAATTATGAGCATGCCTTTTATTAATTCTTTTTGGATCGTCCGTACAACAGCCTACAATCGCGGCCAATATGCAGCCTTGTATTCCATGTCGTGGTCGGCCGCGCAAATTATGGCGCCAACAATCGGTAGTCAGGTAATTAGCTATTCGGGCTATCCTATGTTATGGTGGGTGTTAGGGGTAATGTGTGCTTTTTCCTCTTTAGGTTTCCTGATGCTTTATAAATTTAACTATGCGGAAAGTGCCCCCAAGGACCTGAAAGCCCATGTCCATCAAAATAATTAAAATAATTAATATGAAATTGTTAATTATGTTTTAAATTTAAAGTTTCTATTGATGAAAAAGGGTAATAATTGCGTTCATATTATTAAAATTGCAATTGCCGTATATTAAATTAATGTCAAATATTGGTTAATAATCAGTTATTGATGTGAAATACGACGAGCTATTTTCTATTTTTGTAAACTAATAAAATTTTATACCGAAGCGTAGGAATGCGAAAGAAAATATTATTTACTACCGGATCGCCGAATCAAACGATTCAGATGCATCAGATTTCGAGAGAATTGCCGGAGTACGATTGTTGGTTTAGCCATCTGTTTACAGATTCGCCAATTATTAATACCGCTTTAAAGCACACCACCATTATCAATGGCAGCGCCCTTGGAAACAATTTTAAAGAAAAGTCCGAATGCTACCTCAGGAGCCATAATCTCCAGATAGATTATCGCGCCGAAAAACATGATTACGATCTGGTTGTGTTTTGCTCAGACCTCATCATCCCCAAAAGGATGACCAATACCAAAACCGTTTGGGTGCAGGAGGGTATGGTAGATAAGTTTAATGTAAAAAGCAAGGTAGTTAAGGCACTTGGCCTTCCGCTTTGGCTCAGTTGCGATACATCGCTCAACGGCTCGTCCAATATATGCGATGTGTATTGCACCGCTTCTCCGGGTTATAAAAACTATTTTGAAGAGTCGGGTACCGATGCCGAAAAAATCATCGTGACGGGCATGCCTAATTATGATAACCTACAACAGTTCACCAATAACGACTTTCCTTACCACGGTTATGTTATGGTAGCAACTACAGATATGCGCGAAACCTATCGCTTTGAAAACAGGCCGGCATTCATCAAGAGGGCGGTGGCTATTGCAAACGGAAGGCCGATGTTGTTTAAGTTGCATCCCAACGAAAAATTTGCACGGGCTCAGGCCGAAATAAAAAAGTATGCACCGGCTAACACGATGATCTTTCAGGCGGGTAATACCAACGAGATGATAGCCAATTGCGAAGAGTTGATCACACAGTATTCAACCGTTGTATATACCGGCATCGCCTTAGGTAAAAAAGTTCATTCTTATTTTAATATTGACGATCTGAAGCGTTTGGCACCTATCCAAAATGGAGGTACCTCATCAAGAAATATTGCCAATGTTTGCCGGAGCTTTGCCGAATTTAAAGGAGCCAAAGAAGATTTTGCCAAGAAATTTAAATTTCGCCCCGTGCTGTTCAAATATACTGATAGTTCCATATTAAAGGCAGCATCTGCATAAGCAATATGGATCAGGCTTTAGATAAAACAGTTATCGTAGTTCAGGCGCGTATGTCTTCCAGTCGCCTCCCGGGCAAGGTATTGCTGCCCATATTAGGTGAGACTTTGCTTTACAGGATGATTGAGCGGCTGCAAATGATCAGCCATCAGGCTACTCTTGTAATTGCCACTTCAACCGATGGTCAGGATGACGCGATAGAGGCGGAGGCCCTGCGGATAGGTGTACCTTGTTACCGTGGCAGCCTGGATAACTGCCTCGACAGGCATTACCAGGCAGGCAAGAAATATGATGCCGGTATCGTTATTAAAATTCCTTCCGATTGCCCGCTGATTGATCCGCGCATTATTGATGAAGCACTTGATTTTTATTTTGAACACCAAGGCGAATACGATTTTGTAAGCAACCTGCACCCGGCAACATTTCCGGACGGCAACGATGTAGAGATTATGACGATGCCCTGCCTTGAAAAAACGTGGAAGGAAGCTACCCGGCCCCTGGAGCTGGAACACACCACACCTTATATTTGGGAAAACCCCGGTCAGTTTAAAATTGCTAATGTAACATGGTCAACCGGTTTGGATTATTCCATGTCGCACCGGTTTACTATCGACTATCCTGCCGACTACCAGTTTATCAACCGTGTTTTCGAGGAACTATACCCTGCAAAACACAATTTTTCGTGCGATGATATATTGACGTTATTGAGCAGCAAGCCCGAAATTTACCAAATCAACGCCGATTACGCCGGTGTTAACTGGTATCGTAATCATCTTGACGAATTGAAAACGGTAGGCGCCCAAAACACAAAATCATTAACAAAACAGTAACATTCTTGCTATCTTTGCCGAACTGTTAGTTCAATTAACATAATCGTTTTTATATATGAATAATTTAAAGGATATAGCATTTAAGGTTCGCCAGCATATTATCCGCATGTCAACCGATGGCGGGTGCTTTGTAGGGGCTTCTTTATCAGCTGCCGACCTGATTGTTT
Proteins encoded in this window:
- a CDS encoding CHAD domain-containing protein, which gives rise to MKANPQKKQIAKQFKNIKAHVKQFIKSADQEELHQLRVGIKKLKAFLILLQSHSQNRHLLKRFEPVGKIFKKAGNIRNAHINLSLSDNYQLDGEQFINHQQELMDSATHTFRKDGKLYLKKMKEAKKNLLHGIHGLDSRYVQNFYRENIDAIAVYLKNIEFNPSLHDCRKKIKFLLYNYKLANKSLSRHLQLNTQYLDDLQESIGAWHDNVLALDLAGQVDPDNKTTLRKLQRSSLKLRKSIAILAVDFMRRATGIESDTATIQPS
- a CDS encoding putative periplasmic lipoprotein translates to MKKILITAAFAVTLAGCSNRPQQNNVSISNNTTAGFDVNKLGDIVKTSTDPQVLEKAINAPNNNINNLDLDKDGKIDYLKVTEPGKNELAIVDDISKDQSVTVANIKVDPTNNNSADLNIQGNPSYVGDNYMYHSHFSFTDFLLLSYLMRPHSYYVPMYHYGYYPSYYSSRRVVTNYRPTTSSAVSSPRRSSLSGSGSQRSFGTRNTSQRVRSGGFGNSSSRSSSFGSGSSSRRSFGSSRSFGRRR
- a CDS encoding PspA/IM30 family protein produces the protein MSIFDRLFRIGKAEANAAVDKLEDPSKMADQILRELRANYQQAIQGEAEIKALSLSHRASELQARNKADEWEKKTNELLDRIDSKQLDPTQGNDLAAKAARAHADALKDAEQYKAMAEKEESAVNVMDLKIKQIKDQIAETENRAKMIQSRAKTAEVSEKINKTLSNVDTDGLMQTLNRMDERASAQEFRAAAYAQIEDSTLSTEQEINKVLSSGSSALDAIKAKRLQQSQSSPRLLNEGNDSK
- a CDS encoding MDR family MFS transporter; this encodes MLLQLYKNAYSGLSRSSWYLSLVMFINRSGTMVVPFITIYCTQQLHFSITQAGYIMAIFGLGSITGGFIGGKITDKIGFYDLQVFALFAGGLFFILLGFQKTFLTLAMGTFVLSVCNDSFRPANSTAIAYYSTDDNKTRSYSLNRLAVNLGWAFGGAIGGFLASINYHLLFWVDGCTNMLAAIMLLKLMPRVKTVKHHHNNADLQRASSPYRDHVYLLFIGLVVVFATCFFQLFSMQPVFYKTQWHFSERFIGFLMALNGVLICVIEMILIHNLDGKRHPLRYISIGVMMVGVGFVILNILPASVWVAILVVIAITIGEIMSMPFINSFWIVRTTAYNRGQYAALYSMSWSAAQIMAPTIGSQVISYSGYPMLWWVLGVMCAFSSLGFLMLYKFNYAESAPKDLKAHVHQNN
- a CDS encoding cytidylyltransferase domain-containing protein; translated protein: MDQALDKTVIVVQARMSSSRLPGKVLLPILGETLLYRMIERLQMISHQATLVIATSTDGQDDAIEAEALRIGVPCYRGSLDNCLDRHYQAGKKYDAGIVIKIPSDCPLIDPRIIDEALDFYFEHQGEYDFVSNLHPATFPDGNDVEIMTMPCLEKTWKEATRPLELEHTTPYIWENPGQFKIANVTWSTGLDYSMSHRFTIDYPADYQFINRVFEELYPAKHNFSCDDILTLLSSKPEIYQINADYAGVNWYRNHLDELKTVGAQNTKSLTKQ